In one Aedes aegypti strain LVP_AGWG unplaced genomic scaffold, AaegL5.0 Primary Assembly AGWG_AaegL5_hic_scaff_1124_PBJ_arrow, whole genome shotgun sequence genomic region, the following are encoded:
- the LOC5574176 gene encoding zinc finger C4H2 domain-containing protein isoform X1: MTAVDERTIYAKLEAMKDIRSKTLQLEKVKLKIIREVENGDAEEKCLSEYRRELELLMQEKMSHVEELRQIHADINAMETVIKQAEENRIRSINMANRFHEEYVPLKTEVDTMRREYLGLERLPELHEEEGSIISPEYRFQNYYTGSKALTAPTAAFARPALSAHHPLPPDGPVTALPPSAPPGFLAPPPVAMRINKPPELPTNRLQPAPSSIGIGHPTFRSDFNVNLRQQPPPMKSCLSCHQQIHRNAPICPLCKAKSRSRNPKKPKKKEH, translated from the exons ATGACAGCCGTCGACGAGAGAACGATTTATGCAAAACTGGAGGCAATGAAGGATATCCG ATCGAAAACCCTTCAGCTAGAGAAGGTCAAGCTGAAAATCATACGCGAGGTGGAAAACGGCGATGCGGAGGAAAAATGTCTCTCGGAATACCGCCGGGAACTGGAACTGCTGATGCAGGAGAAGATGAGTCACGTAGAGGAACTGCGCCAGATTCATGCCGACATCAATGCC ATGGAAACCGTCATCAAGCAAGCGGAGGAGAATCGAATCCGCTCGATCAATATGGCCAATCGATTCCACGAGGAGTACGTCCCGTTGAAAACAGAGGTGGACACGATGCGTCGTGAATACTTAGGCCTGGAACGGTTGCCCGAGCTGCATGAAGAAGAGGGATCGATAATCTCTCCAGAGTA TCGCTTCCAAAACTACTACACTGGCAGTAAAGCGCTGACGGCACCAACGGCTGCTTTCGCTCGTCCGGCGCTTTCCGCACACCACCCATTGCCTCCGGATGGCCCCGTTACGGCTTTGCCTCCCTCGGCGCCTCCTGGTTTCCTAGCACCGCCTCCGGTGGCCATGCGCATCAATAAACCACCAGAGCTGCCCACCAATCGACTCCAACCGGCACCATCATCCATCGGAATCGGCCATCCCACGTTCAGGTCTGATTTCAATGTCAATCTGAG ACAACAACCACCGCCGATGAAGTCGTGTCTTTCATGCCACCAGCAGATCCATCGTAATGCGCCGATTTGCCCACTGTGCAAGGCCAAAAGTCGTTCCCGGAATCCGAAGAAACCGAAGAAGAAGGAGCACTGA
- the LOC5574176 gene encoding zinc finger C4H2 domain-containing protein isoform X3 has translation MTAVDERTIYAKLEAMKDIRSKTLQLEKVKLKIIREVENGDAEEKCLSEYRRELELLMQEKMSHVEELRQIHADINAMETVIKQAEENRIRSINMANRFHEEYVPLKTEVDTMRREYLGLERLPELHEEEGSIISPEYRFQNYYTGSKALTAPTAAFARPALSAHHPLPPDGPVTALPPSAPPGFLAPPPVAMRINKPPELPTNRLQPAPSSIGIGHPTFRQQPPPMKSCLSCHQQIHRNAPICPLCKAKSRSRNPKKPKKKEH, from the exons ATGACAGCCGTCGACGAGAGAACGATTTATGCAAAACTGGAGGCAATGAAGGATATCCG ATCGAAAACCCTTCAGCTAGAGAAGGTCAAGCTGAAAATCATACGCGAGGTGGAAAACGGCGATGCGGAGGAAAAATGTCTCTCGGAATACCGCCGGGAACTGGAACTGCTGATGCAGGAGAAGATGAGTCACGTAGAGGAACTGCGCCAGATTCATGCCGACATCAATGCC ATGGAAACCGTCATCAAGCAAGCGGAGGAGAATCGAATCCGCTCGATCAATATGGCCAATCGATTCCACGAGGAGTACGTCCCGTTGAAAACAGAGGTGGACACGATGCGTCGTGAATACTTAGGCCTGGAACGGTTGCCCGAGCTGCATGAAGAAGAGGGATCGATAATCTCTCCAGAGTA TCGCTTCCAAAACTACTACACTGGCAGTAAAGCGCTGACGGCACCAACGGCTGCTTTCGCTCGTCCGGCGCTTTCCGCACACCACCCATTGCCTCCGGATGGCCCCGTTACGGCTTTGCCTCCCTCGGCGCCTCCTGGTTTCCTAGCACCGCCTCCGGTGGCCATGCGCATCAATAAACCACCAGAGCTGCCCACCAATCGACTCCAACCGGCACCATCATCCATCGGAATCGGCCATCCCACGTTCAG ACAACAACCACCGCCGATGAAGTCGTGTCTTTCATGCCACCAGCAGATCCATCGTAATGCGCCGATTTGCCCACTGTGCAAGGCCAAAAGTCGTTCCCGGAATCCGAAGAAACCGAAGAAGAAGGAGCACTGA
- the LOC5574176 gene encoding zinc finger C4H2 domain-containing protein isoform X2 produces MTAVDERTIYAKLEAMKDIRSKTLQLEKVKLKIIREVENGDAEEKCLSEYRRELELLMQEKMSHVEELRQIHADINAMETVIKQAEENRIRSINMANRFHEEYVPLKTEVDTMRREYLGLERLPELHEEEGSIISPDRFQNYYTGSKALTAPTAAFARPALSAHHPLPPDGPVTALPPSAPPGFLAPPPVAMRINKPPELPTNRLQPAPSSIGIGHPTFRSDFNVNLRQQPPPMKSCLSCHQQIHRNAPICPLCKAKSRSRNPKKPKKKEH; encoded by the exons ATGACAGCCGTCGACGAGAGAACGATTTATGCAAAACTGGAGGCAATGAAGGATATCCG ATCGAAAACCCTTCAGCTAGAGAAGGTCAAGCTGAAAATCATACGCGAGGTGGAAAACGGCGATGCGGAGGAAAAATGTCTCTCGGAATACCGCCGGGAACTGGAACTGCTGATGCAGGAGAAGATGAGTCACGTAGAGGAACTGCGCCAGATTCATGCCGACATCAATGCC ATGGAAACCGTCATCAAGCAAGCGGAGGAGAATCGAATCCGCTCGATCAATATGGCCAATCGATTCCACGAGGAGTACGTCCCGTTGAAAACAGAGGTGGACACGATGCGTCGTGAATACTTAGGCCTGGAACGGTTGCCCGAGCTGCATGAAGAAGAGGGATCGATAATCTCTCCAGA TCGCTTCCAAAACTACTACACTGGCAGTAAAGCGCTGACGGCACCAACGGCTGCTTTCGCTCGTCCGGCGCTTTCCGCACACCACCCATTGCCTCCGGATGGCCCCGTTACGGCTTTGCCTCCCTCGGCGCCTCCTGGTTTCCTAGCACCGCCTCCGGTGGCCATGCGCATCAATAAACCACCAGAGCTGCCCACCAATCGACTCCAACCGGCACCATCATCCATCGGAATCGGCCATCCCACGTTCAGGTCTGATTTCAATGTCAATCTGAG ACAACAACCACCGCCGATGAAGTCGTGTCTTTCATGCCACCAGCAGATCCATCGTAATGCGCCGATTTGCCCACTGTGCAAGGCCAAAAGTCGTTCCCGGAATCCGAAGAAACCGAAGAAGAAGGAGCACTGA